Proteins encoded by one window of Ictidomys tridecemlineatus isolate mIctTri1 chromosome 7, mIctTri1.hap1, whole genome shotgun sequence:
- the Sox17 gene encoding transcription factor SOX-17 gives MSSPDAGYASDDQSQPRNALPAVMAGLGPCPWAESLSPLGDMKVKGEAAASTGAPAGAAGRAKGESRIRRPMNAFMVWAKDERKRLAQQNPDLHNAELSKMLGKSWKALTLAEKRPFVEEAERLRVQHMQDHPNYKYRPRRRKQVKRLKRVEGGFLHGLAEPQAAALGSEGGRVAMDGLGLPFAEQGFPAGPPLLPPHMGGHYRDCQGLGAPSLDGYPLPTPDTSPLDGVEPDPAFFAAPLPGDCPAAGTYSYAQVSDYTVPPEPPAGPMHPRLGPEPSGPAMPGLLAPPSALHMYYGAMGSPAAGGARGFHLQPPQQQQPPPPPPQHPPPGPGQPSPPPEALSCRDGTDPNQPTELLGEVDRTEFEQYLHFVCKPEMGLPYQGHEASVNLPDSHGAISSVVSDASSAVYYCNYPDV, from the exons ATGAGCAGTCCGGATGCGGGATACGCCAGTGACGACCAGAGCCAGCCCCGGAACGCGCTGCCAGCGGTGATGGCCGGGCTGGGCCCTTGTCCCTGGGCCGAGTCGCTGAGCCCCCTCGGGGACATGAAGGTGAAGGGCGAGGCGGCGGCCAGTACCGGAGCGCCGGCTGGGGCTGCCGGCCGAGCCAAGGGCGAGTCTCGCATCCGGCGGCCGATGAACGCCTTCATGGTGTGGGCTAAGGACGAGCGCAAGCGGCTGGCGCAACAGAACCCCGACCTTCACAATGCTGAGTTGAGCAAGATGCTAG GCAAATCGTGGAAGGCGCTGACGCTAGCGGAGAAAAGGCCTTTCGTGGAGGAGGCCGAGCGACTGCGCGTGCAGCACATGCAAGACCATCCCAACTACAAGTACCGGCCGCGGCGGCGCAAGCAGGTGAAGCGGCTGAAGCGGGTGGAGGGAGGCTTCCTGCACGGCCTCGCGGAGCCGCAGGCTGCGGCTCTGGGTTCCGAGGGCGGTCGCGTGGCCATGGACGGCCTGGGCCTGCCCTTCGCAGAGCAGGGCTTCCCGGCTGGCCCGCCACTGCTGCCCCCGCACATGGGTGGCCACTACCGTGACTGCCAAGGGCTGGGTGCACCATCGCTGGACGGCTATCCGCTGCCCACGCCCGACACGTCCCCGCTGGATGGCGTGGAGCCAGACCCGGCCTTCTTCGCTGCACCTCTGCCAGGGGACTGCCCAGCTGCCGGCACCTACAGCTACGCGCAAGTCTCGGACTACACGGTGCCTCCAGAACCTCCTGCTGGCCCCATGCATCCCCGACTGGGTCCAGAGCCCTCTGGCCCTGCAATGCCAGGCCTCCTGGCGCCCCCCAGCGCCCTTCATATGTACTACGGCGCCATGGGCTCACCCGCGGCGGGCGGCGCGCGCGGTTTCCACCTACAGCCaccgcagcagcagcagccgccgccgccgccgccgcagcaTCCCCCGCCGGGCCCCGGGCAACCTTCACCCCCTCCTGAGGCTCTGTCCTGCCGGGATGGCACGGACCCCAACCAGCCCACCGAGCTCCTCGGGGAGGTGGACCGCACGGAATTTGAACAGTATCTGCACTTCGTGTGCAAACCCGAAATGGGTCTCCCCTACCAGGGACATGAGGCCAGTGTGAATCTCCCAGACAGCCACGGGGCCATTTCCTCCGTGGTGTCCGATGCCAGCTCAGCGGTATATTACTGCAACTATCCTGATGTTTGA